One part of the Salvelinus fontinalis isolate EN_2023a chromosome 4, ASM2944872v1, whole genome shotgun sequence genome encodes these proteins:
- the LOC129854588 gene encoding 60S ribosome subunit biogenesis protein NIP7 homolog, producing MRPLTDDETKTMFEKLSKYIGENIKLLVDRPDGTYCFRLHNDRVYYISEKILKLATNISRDKLVSVGTCFGKFTKTIKFRLHITALDFLAPYAKFKVWVKPGQEQSFLYGNHVLKSGLGRITENTNQYQGVVVYSMADVPLGFGVAAKSTQECRRVDPMSIVVFHQADIGEFIRCEDTLT from the exons ATGAGGCCTTTAACAGACGACGAGACAAAAACGATGtttgagaaactctccaaata CATTGGTGAGAACATCAAACTCCTGGTGGATCGACCAGATGGGACTTATTGCTTCAGACTTCACAATGACCGGGTATATTACATCAG TGAGAAAATTCTGAAGTTGGCTACCAACATCTCCCGTGATAAGTTGGTGTCGGTGGGTACCTGCTTTGGAAAGTTCACCAAGACCATTAAGTTCCGCCTGCACATCACAGCACTGGACTTCCTGGCACCATATGCCAAG TTCAAGGTGTGGGTGAAGCCTGGGCAGGAGCAGTCCTTCCTCTATGGGAACCATGTGTTGAAGTCTGGTCTGGGGAGGATCACAGAGAACACTAACCAATACCAGGGCGTGGTGGTGTATTCCATGGCAGACGTACCGCTG GGTTTTGGCGTGGCCGCTAAGTCGACCCAGGAGTGCAGAAGAGTGGACCCCATGTCCATCGTTGTGTTCCACCAGGCAGACATTGGAGAGTTTATCAGGTGTGAGGACACGCTCACATAA